Proteins from a single region of bacterium:
- the rsmD gene encoding 16S rRNA (guanine(966)-N(2))-methyltransferase RsmD: protein MIILREKCKIRTNMRISSGEKKGRVLKCAEHSPLLRPITDKIKNAIFSILFDRVVDAQVLDMFAGTGMFGFEALSRGAENVTFVDKSHKNIKLIRENAKKLQLDQRIAVLSRDFEEAMEYMEKMKKSFSIVFIDPPYNSDFAFKTLTHASFSSLIKPESLVIARVHHKTNLPVSIDNLPASQQAGMSVIDERKYGEAKVYFYKLTNDNNSIIDKR, encoded by the coding sequence ATGATAATTTTGAGGGAAAAGTGTAAAATTAGAACCAATATGAGAATATCAAGCGGTGAAAAGAAGGGGAGAGTGTTAAAGTGCGCCGAGCATTCGCCTTTATTGAGACCTATTACAGATAAAATCAAAAACGCTATTTTTTCCATATTATTCGATAGAGTAGTAGATGCCCAAGTTTTGGATATGTTTGCAGGAACGGGAATGTTCGGATTTGAAGCGCTTTCCCGGGGCGCGGAAAACGTTACATTCGTAGATAAAAGTCACAAAAACATCAAGCTAATCAGGGAAAATGCTAAAAAACTTCAACTTGATCAAAGAATAGCCGTCCTCAGCAGAGATTTTGAAGAAGCAATGGAATATATGGAAAAGATGAAAAAATCTTTTTCTATTGTATTTATAGACCCGCCTTATAATTCGGATTTTGCTTTTAAGACATTAACTCATGCTTCTTTTTCATCGTTAATTAAACCGGAGAGTTTGGTTATAGCAAGAGTTCATCACAAAACCAATTTGCCTGTTTCCATCGATAACCTGCCCGCTTCACAGCAGGCGGGTATGTCTGTTATAGACGAGAGAAAATATGGGGAGGCAAAAGTTTATTTTTATAAACTGACTAATGACAACAACAGCATAATAGATAAGAGGTAG